A window of Pedobacter lusitanus contains these coding sequences:
- a CDS encoding SDR family NAD(P)-dependent oxidoreductase, which produces MTSQNDNSSVNKVWFITGASRGFGRIWADAALKRGDKVAATARTLTSIADLREKYGENVLTLELDVTKPDQVKKAVTQAHQHFGRLDIVLNNAGYSLIGTIEEAEADDVRALFETNIFGTLAVIQAALPLLRKQGSGHILGTSSGVGHVTLPVIGYYCSSKWAFEAIHESLASEVQPFGIKVTIIEPGPYATEFGSQESLKFAAGLDIYTDFKTQFFEKLKKGERGDPEATPQALFQIVDTEHPPLRFNLGSQNLPWVRAAYADRLATWEAWESVSNSAQGDPK; this is translated from the coding sequence ATGACATCGCAAAATGATAATTCAAGTGTAAATAAGGTTTGGTTTATTACCGGTGCTTCCCGCGGCTTTGGACGCATTTGGGCAGATGCCGCTCTTAAACGTGGAGATAAAGTTGCTGCTACTGCGCGTACTTTAACAAGTATTGCTGATCTCCGGGAAAAGTACGGCGAAAACGTGCTCACGCTGGAGCTTGACGTGACTAAACCTGATCAGGTAAAAAAAGCAGTGACGCAAGCGCATCAGCACTTTGGAAGACTCGATATTGTACTTAATAATGCCGGTTATTCGCTTATCGGCACAATTGAAGAAGCCGAAGCTGATGATGTCCGTGCACTCTTTGAAACAAATATCTTCGGTACACTGGCAGTCATCCAGGCTGCCTTACCCTTACTACGAAAACAAGGTAGTGGGCACATCCTTGGTACTTCAAGTGGCGTTGGTCATGTAACTTTGCCAGTGATCGGCTATTACTGCTCGTCAAAATGGGCATTTGAGGCAATCCACGAAAGTCTGGCTTCAGAAGTTCAACCTTTCGGAATTAAAGTAACCATTATAGAACCTGGCCCATATGCAACTGAGTTCGGGAGCCAGGAATCTTTGAAATTTGCAGCAGGCCTTGATATTTACACGGATTTTAAAACGCAATTTTTTGAAAAGCTGAAAAAAGGTGAAAGAGGCGATCCTGAAGCCACACCACAAGCACTCTTCCAAATCGTAGATACAGAGCACCCGCCCTTAAGATTCAATCTAGGCAGTCAAAATCTGCCTTGGGTACGGGCTGCTTATGCAGATCGGCTGGCAACCTGGGAAGCATGGGAATCGGTATCCAACTCCGCTCAGGGCGACCCCAAATAA
- a CDS encoding VOC family protein yields the protein MKAKKIWANFSVKDAKRTNQFYTQLGFKPNKPSNDPKLVSFLFGDHDFVIHFFEQGSQIDEYLPPGSKTSEIIFTLSAETAVEVKEWRDKVKEAGGTIFNEMGRDETNYYGFAFADPDGHRFNVLLIEKGM from the coding sequence ATGAAAGCGAAAAAAATATGGGCAAATTTTAGTGTAAAAGATGCAAAGCGCACCAATCAATTTTACACACAATTGGGTTTTAAGCCCAATAAACCAAGCAACGATCCTAAGCTGGTTAGTTTTCTTTTTGGTGATCATGATTTTGTAATTCATTTTTTTGAACAGGGTTCACAAATAGATGAATATTTGCCTCCGGGGTCAAAAACCAGTGAAATTATATTCACACTTTCTGCTGAAACAGCGGTAGAAGTGAAAGAATGGAGAGATAAAGTTAAAGAAGCCGGAGGTACTATTTTTAACGAGATGGGCAGAGATGAAACCAATTATTATGGTTTTGCCTTCGCTGATCCTGATGGTCATAGATTCAATGTGCTGCTGATAGAGAAAGGGATGTAA
- a CDS encoding class I SAM-dependent methyltransferase → MIDESNGYESIAEIYIKGRGRAINGIGSSTARAWAQTLKPGSVVLDLGCGTGIPVTKILLEAGLNAYAVDASPKMVEDFRQNFPDVPVVCESVEWSPFFNRTFDGIISVGLMFLFSEETQRALIHKMAAALSPGGKLLFTAPLDKVEWKDTMTEQASRSLGAEQYRMLISTSGLSIGEEFHDEGGNHYFSGIRSS, encoded by the coding sequence ATGATCGATGAATCAAATGGTTACGAAAGCATTGCAGAAATATATATTAAGGGGAGAGGTCGGGCGATTAACGGAATAGGTTCGTCAACTGCTCGCGCCTGGGCTCAAACTTTAAAGCCAGGTTCCGTAGTTCTGGATCTTGGATGCGGAACCGGCATTCCGGTTACTAAGATCCTGCTTGAGGCAGGATTGAATGCCTATGCAGTGGATGCATCCCCAAAAATGGTTGAAGACTTCCGGCAGAATTTTCCCGATGTGCCTGTTGTTTGTGAATCAGTTGAGTGGTCTCCTTTTTTTAATCGCACCTTCGATGGCATTATTTCTGTTGGATTGATGTTTCTGTTTTCTGAAGAAACTCAGCGAGCCTTAATCCACAAAATGGCTGCGGCTTTGAGTCCCGGCGGAAAACTATTGTTCACCGCTCCTCTTGACAAAGTTGAGTGGAAAGATACAATGACGGAACAAGCCTCTAGATCTTTAGGAGCTGAACAATATAGAATGCTAATTTCAACTTCGGGATTATCCATCGGTGAAGAGTTCCATGATGAAGGCGGGAATCATTATTTCAGTGGTATTCGGTCAAGTTAA
- a CDS encoding DUF4349 domain-containing protein translates to MMKKYLIYGILSLTALGCSSDKKSHAYNTADQQQGVMTSDTAVAEKIVKTADMKFRVKDVQSAKEKLGSILRAEGGTIAEFNTHSQIRQSEKVKYSTDSLLELTSYRVEGLIVAKIPSEKLDDFTNQVAAMALFIDDQSLKQDDQSITYLSNQLKNKNKQEAVAQLNNAAPGKKISAAEKSLAIKDEYVDHKISNLLTDRNVRYSTITLNFYQDNSIKKMIVVNDELSDYRPDFFKRFWLSFENGWSVFKEFILILANLWALILVAVAGYFVFRYYRRKKSLA, encoded by the coding sequence ATGATGAAGAAATATTTGATTTATGGAATACTAAGTTTAACTGCGCTGGGTTGCAGCAGTGATAAAAAATCACATGCTTATAATACTGCTGATCAGCAACAGGGTGTGATGACTTCCGATACTGCAGTCGCTGAAAAAATTGTCAAGACTGCGGACATGAAATTCAGGGTAAAAGATGTACAGTCTGCTAAAGAAAAATTAGGGAGCATTCTGCGGGCCGAAGGTGGTACGATTGCCGAATTTAATACGCATAGCCAGATCAGACAAAGTGAAAAGGTGAAATACTCAACTGATTCTTTACTCGAACTGACTTCTTACCGGGTAGAAGGCCTGATTGTGGCTAAAATCCCCTCAGAAAAACTGGATGATTTTACTAACCAGGTGGCAGCGATGGCTTTGTTTATTGATGATCAGTCCTTAAAACAGGATGATCAGAGTATTACTTACCTGAGCAACCAACTGAAAAACAAGAACAAACAGGAAGCAGTAGCGCAATTGAATAACGCAGCCCCCGGCAAAAAAATTAGTGCTGCAGAAAAATCATTAGCCATTAAAGATGAGTATGTAGATCATAAGATCAGTAACCTGTTAACTGACCGCAATGTCAGATACAGCACCATTACCTTAAATTTCTACCAGGATAATTCAATCAAAAAGATGATCGTAGTCAATGATGAGTTATCTGACTACCGCCCTGACTTTTTTAAACGTTTCTGGCTGAGTTTTGAAAACGGCTGGAGTGTATTTAAAGAGTTCATCCTGATTCTGGCAAATTTATGGGCCTTAATTCTGGTAGCTGTGGCGGGTTATTTTGTTTTCAGATACTATCGCAGGAAAAAATCACTGGCTTAA
- a CDS encoding potassium-transporting ATPase subunit F codes for MIALFIIAIAVFIYMIYVLIKPEKF; via the coding sequence ATGATCGCACTATTTATTATCGCAATCGCAGTATTTATCTATATGATTTACGTGCTGATTAAACCCGAAAAATTTTAA
- the kdpA gene encoding potassium-transporting ATPase subunit KdpA: MNTELFGIFATYLLTLVIAIPLGKYLAKMFAGEKVWTDFLKPIESGIYKLSGINPNEQMNWKQHMKALMTINLVWLVYGFFVLMYQDKLPLNPDGNPGMTPDLAFNSIISFVVNCNLQHYSGESGVTYLTQHFVMMFLQFVSAATGIAAAVVFFKAFRDKTSTNLGNFWEFFVKSITRLLLPLSLVMAIILAFSGTPTSYEGKDKFISVQGDTVNVSRGPAAAFIAIKHLGTNGGGWFGTNSAHPLENPSYLTNSVELIAQVIIPIAMVIAFGIFIRRRKLSWMIFGVMTIGMLLLLIPTVSSELGGNPAIAKMGVSQLSGAMEGKEVRFGPAISGYWSTVTTIISTGSVNSMHDSTMPLTGFWQLLGMMINSFYGGCGVGVLNYFIYLIIAVFISGLMVGRTPEFLGHKVEAREIKIAALITLLSPFLILAGTALSSYVFVNHGDAAWAVQPKAWLNNPGFHGFSEMLYEMTSSNANNGSGFEGLGDNNVFWNVATGFVLFLGRFLPIIGPIAIAGLLGSKKYIPESAGTLKADTLTFSLMTFAVIIVLNALSYFPALTLGPLAEYFTLIK, from the coding sequence ATGAACACTGAATTATTTGGAATCTTCGCTACCTACCTGCTCACACTGGTTATAGCTATTCCTTTAGGTAAATATCTTGCAAAGATGTTTGCCGGCGAAAAAGTCTGGACAGACTTTTTAAAACCTATTGAATCTGGTATCTACAAACTTTCCGGAATTAACCCGAATGAACAAATGAATTGGAAACAGCATATGAAAGCGCTGATGACCATCAATCTTGTCTGGTTAGTTTACGGGTTTTTCGTTTTAATGTATCAGGATAAGCTGCCACTTAATCCTGACGGCAACCCGGGAATGACTCCTGATCTTGCCTTTAACTCTATCATCAGTTTTGTTGTTAACTGTAACCTGCAGCATTATTCAGGAGAAAGTGGTGTGACCTATCTGACACAGCACTTTGTTATGATGTTTCTTCAGTTTGTGAGTGCTGCAACAGGTATTGCAGCAGCTGTGGTTTTCTTTAAAGCATTCAGAGACAAGACTTCAACTAATCTGGGTAACTTCTGGGAGTTTTTTGTGAAATCGATCACCAGGTTATTATTACCACTATCATTAGTTATGGCAATTATCCTGGCATTTTCAGGTACGCCAACAAGTTATGAAGGAAAAGATAAATTTATATCTGTTCAGGGCGATACTGTAAACGTATCAAGAGGTCCTGCAGCTGCATTTATTGCGATTAAACACTTAGGTACAAACGGTGGGGGCTGGTTTGGTACAAACTCTGCACACCCACTGGAAAACCCATCATATCTGACGAATTCAGTAGAACTGATTGCACAGGTAATTATTCCTATTGCAATGGTTATTGCTTTCGGGATTTTTATCAGACGCAGAAAATTATCATGGATGATCTTCGGCGTAATGACTATAGGTATGCTGCTCTTGCTGATCCCGACAGTCAGCAGTGAATTAGGAGGTAATCCTGCGATCGCAAAAATGGGCGTTTCACAGTTATCCGGTGCAATGGAGGGTAAAGAAGTACGATTCGGACCTGCCATTTCAGGTTATTGGAGTACAGTGACCACGATTATTTCTACAGGATCTGTAAACAGTATGCATGACAGTACTATGCCATTAACAGGTTTCTGGCAATTACTGGGTATGATGATCAACTCATTTTACGGAGGCTGCGGAGTAGGAGTGCTTAATTATTTCATCTATCTGATTATTGCCGTGTTTATATCCGGCTTAATGGTAGGCCGGACACCAGAATTCCTGGGACATAAGGTCGAAGCAAGAGAAATCAAAATTGCAGCGTTAATTACCCTGTTAAGTCCGTTTCTGATTCTGGCCGGTACAGCTTTATCCAGCTATGTTTTTGTTAATCATGGCGATGCAGCATGGGCAGTACAACCCAAAGCATGGTTGAATAACCCTGGCTTCCATGGTTTTTCAGAGATGTTATATGAAATGACTTCTTCTAACGCAAACAACGGTTCTGGTTTTGAAGGACTGGGGGATAACAATGTGTTCTGGAATGTGGCTACAGGATTTGTATTGTTCCTGGGCAGGTTCCTGCCAATTATCGGTCCTATAGCTATCGCCGGATTACTGGGCTCTAAAAAATATATCCCGGAATCGGCTGGTACTTTAAAAGCAGATACACTGACTTTCAGTCTGATGACCTTTGCAGTAATTATTGTGTTAAATGCCCTTTCTTATTTCCCTGCCCTGACTTTAGGCCCGCTGGCAGAATATTTTACCCTGATTAAATAG
- the kdpB gene encoding potassium-transporting ATPase subunit KdpB has product MKSSNKLFEPALVQSALKQSFIKLDPRVMVRNPVMFTVEVGTVVMAYVTVYSFSHAGQGSPLYNFSIFLILFLTVLFANFAEAIAEARGKAQADSLRKTREETPAKVVLANGKIEMRSSSQLRKGDIFFCETGDTIPTDGEIIEGIATIDESAITGESAPVIRESGGDKSSVTGGTKVLSDEIKVVVSTEPGESFLDKMIALVEGASRQKTPNEIALTILLASFTLVFVIVCVTLKPFADYANTPITIAALISLFVCLIPTTIGGLLSAIGIAGMDRALRANVITKSGKAVETAGDIDVLLLDKTGTITIGNRKATNFYPTAGVDAGIFTNACVLSSLADETPEGKSIIELAAAQHKFNLPVKPEGAVFIKFTAETRSSGIDTPDGKRIRKGAFDSIRNIVQKAGNEFPQDIEAEVKKIASNGGTPLVVSENEKALGVIELQDIIKPGISERFDRLRKMGVKTVMVTGDNPLTAKFIAEKAGVDDFIAEAKPEDKMNYIKDEQALGKLVAMMGDGTNDAPALAQADVGVAMNSGTQAAKEAGNMVDLDNDPTKLIEIVEIGKQLLITRGTLTTFSIANDVAKYFAIVPALFIGSIPALQALNIMGLHSPESAIMSAVIFNAIIIPILIPLALRGVAYKPIGASALLRRNLLIYGLGGVIAPFIGIKLIDILVGLFV; this is encoded by the coding sequence ATGAAGTCTTCTAATAAATTATTTGAACCTGCATTGGTTCAAAGCGCACTAAAACAATCCTTTATAAAACTTGATCCAAGGGTAATGGTGCGTAATCCGGTGATGTTTACTGTTGAAGTAGGCACTGTTGTGATGGCATATGTTACAGTTTATTCCTTCAGCCATGCCGGGCAAGGATCACCATTATATAATTTCTCTATTTTCTTAATCCTGTTCTTAACAGTCCTGTTTGCCAATTTCGCAGAAGCCATTGCAGAAGCCAGAGGTAAAGCTCAGGCAGACAGTTTGAGAAAAACAAGAGAAGAAACACCAGCTAAAGTAGTTCTGGCAAATGGGAAAATTGAAATGCGTTCTTCCAGCCAGCTGAGAAAAGGCGATATTTTCTTTTGTGAAACCGGTGATACTATCCCAACTGACGGAGAAATCATTGAAGGTATAGCTACCATTGATGAATCGGCCATTACAGGAGAATCTGCTCCGGTAATCAGAGAGTCTGGTGGTGATAAATCTTCAGTAACCGGTGGTACCAAAGTACTTTCGGACGAAATCAAAGTCGTTGTAAGTACTGAACCGGGAGAAAGTTTCCTGGATAAAATGATTGCCCTGGTAGAAGGAGCGTCACGCCAGAAAACACCAAATGAGATTGCTTTAACAATCCTGCTGGCAAGTTTTACCCTGGTATTCGTTATTGTTTGTGTAACGCTGAAACCTTTTGCAGATTATGCCAATACACCCATTACAATTGCAGCCTTAATCTCTCTGTTTGTTTGTCTGATCCCTACCACAATCGGTGGTTTATTATCAGCCATCGGGATTGCCGGGATGGATCGTGCATTACGCGCAAACGTGATTACCAAATCTGGTAAAGCAGTAGAAACAGCAGGTGATATTGACGTACTGTTATTAGATAAAACGGGTACCATCACTATCGGTAACCGTAAGGCTACTAATTTTTATCCTACAGCCGGAGTTGATGCCGGAATATTTACCAATGCTTGTGTACTTAGTTCATTAGCTGATGAAACTCCGGAAGGTAAATCAATTATTGAACTGGCAGCTGCGCAGCACAAGTTCAATTTACCTGTAAAACCAGAAGGAGCTGTATTTATCAAATTCACAGCCGAAACCAGGTCGAGTGGTATAGATACACCAGATGGAAAACGCATCCGTAAAGGAGCATTTGATTCTATCCGGAATATCGTGCAGAAAGCAGGTAATGAATTCCCTCAGGATATCGAAGCAGAAGTTAAAAAGATCGCTTCCAACGGAGGAACACCACTTGTGGTTTCAGAAAACGAAAAAGCACTGGGTGTAATTGAGCTGCAGGATATTATCAAACCAGGTATCAGTGAACGTTTTGACCGTCTGCGTAAGATGGGTGTGAAGACTGTGATGGTCACAGGAGATAACCCGTTGACAGCTAAGTTTATCGCTGAAAAGGCAGGTGTGGATGATTTTATCGCTGAGGCAAAACCTGAAGATAAAATGAACTATATCAAAGACGAACAGGCTCTTGGTAAGCTGGTTGCGATGATGGGCGACGGTACAAATGATGCTCCGGCTTTAGCTCAGGCAGATGTGGGCGTAGCGATGAACAGCGGAACACAAGCTGCAAAAGAAGCAGGAAACATGGTCGATCTGGATAATGATCCGACTAAACTGATTGAGATTGTAGAGATCGGTAAACAATTGCTGATTACCCGTGGTACACTGACAACCTTCTCCATTGCTAATGACGTAGCTAAGTATTTCGCTATAGTTCCAGCCTTGTTTATTGGTTCGATACCAGCTTTACAAGCCTTGAATATCATGGGTTTACATTCCCCTGAAAGTGCAATTATGTCGGCTGTTATTTTCAATGCGATTATTATCCCGATCCTGATTCCCCTGGCTTTAAGAGGTGTGGCTTATAAACCAATCGGAGCGAGTGCATTATTACGCAGAAACCTGCTGATTTATGGTCTGGGAGGTGTAATAGCACCATTTATAGGGATCAAACTGATTGATATACTCGTTGGGTTATTCGTTTAA
- a CDS encoding K(+)-transporting ATPase subunit C: MKKYILQSIRLTAVLLVLLCVIYPLIVAFAGGFSKGNGGGEKITENGKVVGYALIGQSFTKPQYFWGRPSAVGYKADGSGGSNKGPSNPDYLKEVSGRVDSLLKYHPYLKRSDIPADMVTASGSGLDPDISVEGAAIQIKRVAMNRKISEKEVAELVKNTASGPFLGLFGPSTVNVLELNVALDKLKK, encoded by the coding sequence ATGAAAAAGTACATATTACAGTCTATACGCCTTACAGCAGTTTTATTAGTTCTGCTATGCGTAATCTATCCACTGATCGTTGCCTTTGCCGGAGGTTTCTCCAAAGGTAACGGTGGTGGTGAAAAAATCACTGAAAATGGTAAAGTTGTAGGCTATGCCTTAATCGGTCAGTCATTTACCAAACCTCAGTATTTCTGGGGCAGACCATCAGCTGTGGGATATAAAGCAGATGGTTCCGGAGGTTCAAACAAAGGTCCGTCAAATCCAGACTATCTGAAAGAAGTAAGCGGTCGGGTAGATTCATTACTTAAATATCACCCCTATCTTAAACGCAGTGATATTCCTGCCGACATGGTTACTGCTTCAGGTAGCGGATTGGACCCTGATATCTCCGTAGAAGGAGCAGCTATTCAGATTAAAAGAGTTGCCATGAACAGAAAAATAAGTGAAAAAGAAGTCGCTGAGCTGGTTAAAAATACAGCTAGTGGTCCATTTTTAGGCCTTTTTGGTCCGAGTACCGTAAATGTACTGGAACTGAATGTTGCCCTGGATAAACTGAAAAAATAG
- a CDS encoding porin, producing the protein MNKFLMTAATVCLGLGASAQDEPKVKISGYAEVYYGHDFNKPANNNRPGFIYAHNRSNEVNLNLGYIKAAYDSGKIRANLALMAGTYANANMAGESGVSKNILEANVGFKISKTANLWVDAGVFSSHIGFESAISKDCWVLTRNISSENTPYFESGAKVTYSTADNKFTASALYLNGWQRIARQDGNRQPAGGLQLTWKPTDKITVNYSNYLGTEGADSVRVTRFYHNVYGVFQLADAFGVTVGFDYATQQKSKTDHRKNEVLSPVIIARYTMSPQWAMAGRFEYYQDKNGVLIATDTPNGFKTKGYSLNIDYSPVSNAVVRLEGKVYDSKDKIFKRDMSAVNYNAAVTASVAVSF; encoded by the coding sequence ATGAACAAATTTTTGATGACAGCTGCCACTGTTTGTCTGGGTTTAGGTGCAAGTGCACAGGATGAACCAAAGGTTAAGATTTCCGGATATGCAGAAGTATACTACGGACATGATTTCAATAAACCAGCTAATAATAACAGACCTGGTTTTATTTACGCACATAACAGAAGTAATGAAGTGAATTTGAATCTTGGTTATATTAAAGCCGCTTATGATTCAGGAAAGATCAGGGCTAATCTGGCATTAATGGCCGGAACCTATGCCAATGCGAATATGGCAGGTGAATCTGGTGTGTCAAAAAACATACTCGAAGCGAACGTTGGTTTTAAAATATCAAAAACAGCAAATCTGTGGGTAGATGCGGGGGTTTTCTCTTCACATATAGGTTTTGAAAGTGCAATTTCCAAAGACTGCTGGGTACTGACCAGAAATATATCATCAGAAAATACGCCTTATTTTGAGTCTGGTGCTAAAGTGACTTACAGCACAGCCGATAATAAATTTACAGCTTCGGCCCTTTATTTAAACGGCTGGCAGCGTATTGCCCGTCAGGATGGAAACAGACAGCCTGCCGGAGGGTTGCAGTTAACCTGGAAACCAACTGATAAAATTACCGTGAACTATAGTAATTATCTGGGAACAGAAGGCGCAGACTCTGTGCGGGTAACACGTTTTTATCACAATGTATATGGCGTGTTCCAGCTGGCTGATGCTTTTGGTGTAACTGTAGGTTTTGACTATGCCACACAGCAGAAATCAAAAACAGATCACCGCAAAAATGAGGTTTTATCACCCGTAATTATTGCCCGTTATACAATGAGTCCTCAATGGGCTATGGCAGGCAGATTTGAGTATTATCAGGACAAGAATGGTGTACTGATAGCTACTGATACACCTAATGGATTTAAAACCAAAGGATACTCTTTAAATATTGACTATTCACCTGTTTCAAACGCGGTTGTCAGATTAGAAGGTAAAGTATACGATAGTAAAGACAAGATTTTTAAAAGGGATATGAGTGCTGTAAATTATAATGCAGCTGTAACTGCCAGTGTAGCAGTTTCGTTTTAA
- a CDS encoding histidine kinase, with the protein MEDNSKEQSVRQFLDLVKKSRRGKFKVYIGMSAGVGKTYRMLQEARALLKNGIDIQIGYIETHNREETHALLAGLPLIPRRKLFYKGKEIEEMDVQAIVSRNPEVVIVDELAHSNIEGSKNTKRWQDVMDILEAGISVISAVNIQHLESMNEEIEKITGIPITERIPDRVLDIADEIVNIDLTSDELIDRLKSGKIYDKSKIERALGNFFQSERILQLRELALREVAHHVERKISVEIPKQIKLRPERFMACISTNNVTAKIVIRKTARLASYYRSPWIVLYVQNNNESSDRIKLDLQRHLINNFKLATELGAEVIKVKSDEVTKTIMRIAQEKEITTICIGKPHLNLFQVIMRTAIFNELLRNISSTETDLVILS; encoded by the coding sequence GTGGAAGATAATAGTAAAGAACAATCTGTACGTCAGTTCCTTGACCTGGTAAAGAAATCACGCCGGGGTAAGTTCAAGGTATACATCGGCATGAGTGCGGGCGTAGGTAAAACCTACAGAATGCTGCAGGAAGCACGTGCACTGCTTAAAAACGGAATAGATATACAGATCGGTTATATTGAAACCCATAACAGGGAAGAGACCCATGCACTTTTGGCCGGGCTCCCGCTGATTCCAAGACGGAAGCTGTTTTACAAAGGAAAAGAAATAGAAGAGATGGATGTGCAGGCTATTGTAAGCCGGAATCCTGAAGTAGTTATTGTGGATGAGCTTGCGCATTCCAATATAGAAGGAAGTAAAAATACAAAACGCTGGCAGGATGTAATGGACATTCTGGAGGCGGGCATCAGTGTCATCTCTGCGGTGAATATTCAGCACCTGGAGAGTATGAACGAAGAGATTGAAAAGATTACCGGTATACCAATTACCGAACGGATTCCGGATCGGGTATTGGATATTGCAGACGAAATTGTGAACATTGACCTGACCTCAGACGAGCTGATTGACCGGCTGAAATCAGGTAAGATATATGATAAATCAAAAATTGAGAGAGCTTTGGGGAATTTTTTCCAGTCAGAGCGGATTTTACAGTTAAGGGAGCTTGCGCTGAGAGAAGTGGCTCATCATGTGGAGCGGAAAATCAGCGTAGAAATTCCTAAGCAGATTAAACTCAGACCAGAGCGTTTTATGGCTTGTATCTCAACCAATAACGTAACAGCAAAAATTGTAATCAGGAAAACAGCGAGACTGGCTTCCTATTACAGATCGCCCTGGATTGTACTTTATGTGCAGAATAATAACGAAAGTAGTGACAGGATTAAACTAGATTTGCAGCGGCATCTGATCAATAATTTTAAGCTGGCTACAGAACTTGGTGCAGAGGTGATCAAAGTCAAAAGTGATGAAGTAACCAAGACAATTATGCGGATTGCACAGGAAAAAGAAATTACAACTATATGTATCGGTAAGCCCCATCTTAACCTGTTTCAGGTGATTATGAGAACTGCAATTTTTAATGAATTGCTGCGGAATATTTCATCTACAGAAACAGATCTGGTGATCCTGTCTTAA